TTGTTCACGGGTTGTGAAGCCCGTTCGTCATGACTTTGGGAGGCACCCGCCGAGGCGCGATGCCGATGTCCACGAGAACCGGAGGCAGCGAGGCCCTCGGGAGGGATCCGAACGGTCAGTAGCGACAACTGGCCGATCTTGATTCCGGTTCGATGGCTCGCCCTGTTTCCGCTGGGAGATCCCGGGTGCCGTCGAGGGGCTGGCAGCGGGCGAGGAGCCCGCGATGCGCGGTCGGGCGGCGGGCCCTCCCGCGGCGGCGAAGGACGCGTCCTGTAGCCACCGGCAGCCGGTGGCACCGGGGGACTTCACCGGTTTCCACCCTAAGCGCATCGCCGTGTTGTGCGGGTCATCCTGCTTAGTGGTGGGGATGATCTGTTGGGTAGCACTCCAGCGAGGGGATTTGCACAGTGCAGCAGGTCACGATGTACACCCAAGCGGTCTGTCCGTACTCCGAGCGAGCTGGAAGGCTCCTTCTTGAGCGGGGGGTAGCGAACATCGAGAGGGTCAGGATCGACCTGGATCCGGCGGCCCGTGACACGATGCTGGAGAGGACCAAGCGAAGGACGACGCCCCAGATCTTCATTGGAGACACTCACGTCGGTGGGTTCGACGATTTGGCGGCGCTCGACCGGGAAGGCAAGCTCCTGCCGCTGCTCGGTGGTTAATCAGGGGATCTTTAACCGCGGCGCGTCGGCCGGGTTGGTTGACGCCGATCCCACCCCGGCTTCGGCACAGCCGCCTGCGCTGTGAGAGCGATCATCGGGTGCCGCTAGTGGAAGCGGACGAC
The window above is part of the Streptomyces sp. NBC_01296 genome. Proteins encoded here:
- the grxC gene encoding glutaredoxin 3; this encodes MQQVTMYTQAVCPYSERAGRLLLERGVANIERVRIDLDPAARDTMLERTKRRTTPQIFIGDTHVGGFDDLAALDREGKLLPLLGG